A single uncultured Acetobacterium sp. DNA region contains:
- the argJ gene encoding bifunctional glutamate N-acetyltransferase/amino-acid acetyltransferase ArgJ has product MKVIKTGGVTTPTGFKTGGLNCGIKNSGKNDLIMIVSEVLGATSIMTTTNMVKAAPILWCNKVIANPYKQAVIVNSGNANACTGQKGIEAVAATANKVAAVLDLKPEDVLVASTGIIGLTLPVEKILTGIETLAPKLGSTEADGDLAANAILTTDTVQKTVAVEVEIQGKSVKIGGMAKGSGMIHPNMATMLSFVTTDVKIEPELLHKLLKETTIDTYNMISVDGDTSTNDMVTVIANGLAGNQPLEENSADYEIFKEAFIYVHKTLAKKIIRDGEGATKFVEVEVHGTKTKEDARTLAKSVITSSLVKTALFGEDANWGRVLCALGYSGATFDPLKVSLVFSSQAGMITLLNDGVPISFDEDEAKKVLSETDLYISVEMKEGDEKAVAWGCDLSYDYVKINGDYRS; this is encoded by the coding sequence ATGAAAGTAATAAAGACAGGCGGAGTCACAACACCCACGGGCTTTAAAACGGGGGGACTGAACTGTGGCATCAAAAATAGCGGAAAAAATGACCTGATCATGATTGTTTCGGAAGTACTAGGAGCAACAAGTATTATGACAACCACCAATATGGTCAAAGCTGCCCCGATTCTCTGGTGTAATAAGGTGATCGCTAACCCCTACAAGCAGGCAGTTATCGTTAACAGTGGCAATGCCAATGCTTGTACCGGGCAAAAAGGAATTGAAGCTGTGGCAGCAACGGCCAATAAGGTGGCTGCCGTTCTGGATTTAAAACCGGAAGATGTGCTGGTGGCGTCCACTGGCATTATTGGATTGACGTTGCCGGTTGAGAAAATCCTCACTGGGATTGAAACGCTGGCACCAAAACTTGGAAGTACTGAAGCGGATGGAGACCTGGCCGCTAATGCCATTTTGACCACCGATACGGTTCAAAAAACAGTGGCAGTGGAAGTCGAAATTCAGGGTAAGTCGGTCAAAATCGGCGGTATGGCCAAAGGCTCCGGGATGATCCATCCCAATATGGCGACGATGCTGTCCTTTGTCACCACCGATGTGAAGATTGAACCGGAACTGTTACACAAGCTCCTGAAAGAAACCACTATTGATACCTATAACATGATTTCAGTGGATGGCGATACCAGCACCAATGATATGGTTACGGTGATTGCCAACGGGTTGGCTGGTAATCAGCCGCTGGAAGAAAATTCCGCTGATTACGAAATTTTTAAAGAAGCATTTATCTATGTCCATAAAACTCTGGCGAAAAAAATTATTCGTGACGGCGAAGGCGCCACCAAATTTGTGGAAGTCGAAGTCCACGGAACCAAAACCAAAGAAGATGCCCGAACCCTGGCAAAATCCGTGATCACTTCCAGTCTGGTAAAAACGGCTCTCTTCGGCGAAGATGCTAACTGGGGCCGCGTGCTATGTGCATTGGGTTATTCCGGAGCAACCTTTGATCCATTAAAAGTATCGCTGGTTTTCTCAAGTCAGGCCGGGATGATTACCCTTTTAAATGATGGGGTACCGATTTCGTTTGATGAAGATGAAGCTAAAAAAGTCCTTTCGGAAACCGATCTTTATATTTCAGTTGAAATGAAAGAAGGGGACGAAAAAGCAGTAGCTTGGGGTTGTGATCTGTCCTACGATTATGTTAAGATCAATGGCGATTACCGAAGTTAA
- the argB gene encoding acetylglutamate kinase, with translation MEKYIEKAKILIEALPYIQQFKKKTMVIKYGGSFMYDEERKQSVMDDISLMRLVGIRLIIVHGGGKDISGMLNDLEIQTEFVEGLRITNEKVVEVAEMVLSGKINKELVQLLQNREISAVGLSGKDGGMIKVKKKFVNNLDIGFVGDIIHVDNRLLTTLLKDDYLPVIAPIGTDKTGQSYNINADHVAYAIAKAVKAEKLIYLTDTDGVYMDPDNPDSIIRRLFAENVPKLIEEGVISGGMIPKVENSVDALNQGVNSVHILDGKVEHSMLLELFTAAGVGTMIRRSII, from the coding sequence ATGGAAAAATATATTGAAAAGGCAAAGATTCTGATTGAAGCTTTGCCCTATATCCAACAGTTTAAAAAGAAAACCATGGTTATTAAATACGGCGGCAGTTTTATGTATGATGAGGAGCGAAAGCAGTCGGTAATGGATGACATATCCCTGATGCGGCTGGTGGGTATCCGTCTGATCATTGTACATGGCGGCGGTAAAGATATCTCTGGAATGCTGAATGATCTGGAGATCCAAACTGAATTTGTGGAGGGGTTGCGGATCACCAATGAAAAGGTGGTGGAAGTTGCCGAGATGGTATTGTCCGGAAAAATCAACAAAGAACTGGTCCAATTGCTTCAGAATCGTGAAATAAGCGCCGTTGGACTTTCCGGTAAAGACGGTGGTATGATCAAGGTAAAAAAGAAATTTGTCAATAATCTGGACATCGGTTTTGTGGGCGATATTATCCATGTCGATAACCGACTACTCACGACATTACTCAAAGATGATTATCTGCCAGTAATTGCACCGATTGGAACGGATAAGACCGGACAAAGCTATAACATCAACGCTGATCACGTGGCTTATGCCATTGCCAAAGCGGTTAAAGCGGAAAAACTGATTTATTTAACCGATACCGATGGCGTTTATATGGATCCGGATAATCCTGATTCAATTATTCGCCGGCTCTTTGCTGAAAATGTCCCCAAGCTCATTGAAGAAGGAGTTATTTCCGGCGGCATGATCCCCAAGGTGGAAAACAGCGTTGATGCCTTGAACCAGGGAGTTAATTCGGTGCATATATTAGACGGTAAGGTGGAGCATTCGATGCTGCTGGAACTCTTTACAGCCGCTGGTGTGGGAACAATGATTCGTCGTTCGATTATATAG
- a CDS encoding acetylornithine transaminase has product MDLITRGSNVIMETYKRFPIVFDKGQGCVLTDSHGKEYLDFVAGIAVDALGHAHPGLLKAMQIQMEKLVHISNLYWSEPGIELAEMLTKESSLDKVFFCNSGAEACEAALKLCRVYGKLKKNTEAVEIIAMNQSFHGRTYAAITATGQPKYQENLEPLMPEIYHVPYNDIEALKAQISPKTCGIILEPIQGEGGIYPADPEYLKAVRKICDEQNIVLIFDEVQTGIGRSGKLFAYQQYGVIPDVVTMAKGLGGGVPIGGIIAKDHIAEVFKPGTHASTFGGNPFVCATAKYVIETLTSPGFFESVVEKGDYLKAKLEALKKDHPSVKEVRGMGLIVGVQVDADLGAIVAKAMEKGLLLITAGSNAIRFVPPLVVTKAEIDQAVQIFSECL; this is encoded by the coding sequence ATGGATTTAATAACACGTGGAAGTAACGTAATTATGGAAACCTATAAACGGTTTCCGATCGTTTTTGATAAGGGCCAGGGCTGCGTCCTCACCGATAGTCACGGCAAAGAATATTTGGATTTTGTGGCCGGAATTGCCGTAGATGCACTCGGTCATGCTCACCCAGGATTGCTAAAGGCAATGCAGATCCAAATGGAAAAACTGGTTCATATCTCCAATTTATATTGGTCTGAACCGGGAATCGAACTGGCTGAAATGCTGACCAAAGAAAGTAGCCTGGACAAGGTTTTCTTTTGTAACAGCGGGGCCGAAGCCTGTGAAGCGGCATTAAAACTTTGCCGTGTTTACGGAAAACTCAAGAAAAATACCGAAGCGGTAGAGATCATTGCCATGAACCAGTCTTTCCATGGCCGGACCTATGCGGCGATTACCGCCACCGGCCAGCCAAAATATCAGGAAAATCTGGAGCCATTGATGCCGGAAATCTATCATGTGCCTTACAATGATATTGAAGCCCTCAAGGCGCAGATCAGCCCTAAAACCTGTGGCATTATCTTAGAACCGATTCAAGGCGAAGGCGGGATTTATCCAGCTGATCCGGAATATCTAAAAGCAGTCCGTAAAATCTGTGATGAACAAAACATCGTGCTGATCTTTGATGAAGTTCAAACGGGGATTGGACGATCGGGAAAACTCTTCGCCTATCAGCAATATGGAGTTATACCAGATGTGGTGACTATGGCCAAAGGTTTAGGTGGCGGCGTTCCGATCGGCGGCATTATTGCCAAAGACCATATAGCCGAAGTCTTTAAACCAGGAACCCACGCATCTACCTTTGGAGGCAATCCCTTTGTTTGTGCGACGGCCAAATATGTCATTGAAACCCTGACGTCGCCAGGCTTTTTTGAATCAGTGGTCGAAAAGGGCGACTATCTTAAAGCTAAACTGGAAGCATTAAAAAAAGACCATCCTTCAGTTAAAGAGGTCCGAGGCATGGGACTGATTGTGGGTGTTCAGGTTGACGCTGATCTTGGCGCCATCGTTGCCAAGGCCATGGAAAAGGGCTTACTGCTGATCACTGCCGGCAGCAACGCCATTCGTTTTGTGCCACCGCTGGTTGTTACCAAAGCAGAAATTGATCAGGCCGTACAGATTTTTTCTGAATGTTTATAA